From a region of the Salvelinus fontinalis isolate EN_2023a chromosome 13, ASM2944872v1, whole genome shotgun sequence genome:
- the LOC129869124 gene encoding uncharacterized protein LOC129869124 produces the protein MASVRDLQARRVDNNNTRTLLNSEGVYEAAEDNSSQLILENPDPDIVKTISHYFEAALSGQKYVLSHPVTDHGTESSADSRDSGDSLFITQVPVSEVVRSVRRCHSKERSEFTCTIESEEESGEEDGPATPKRKQQVSHAMKHHKRKAEKHGLKKYSFSFLGSVYRSKPLSSRERTYRNTHLPLLKSVTFSSKAIGGFFRCVKTLKKFSKGKETLASALPNRYLDEEGELSPLSEQEVESEGSDDIRVVVSMIK, from the exons ATGGCTTCTGTCAGGGACCTGCAAGCTCGACGAGTTGACAATAATAATACACGCACTCTGTTGAACTCAGAAGGCGTTTATGAAGCAGCAGAAGATAATTCATCCCAGCTCATTCTGGAGAACCCCGATCCTGATATCGTCAAAACAATCTCACATTATTTCGAGGCTGCTCTCAGTGGGCAGAAATATGTGTTATCCCATCCCGTCACAGACCATGGCACTGAGTCTTCAGCAGACAG TAGGGATTCAGGGGACAGCCTGTTCATAACTCAAGTGCCAGTGTCTGAGGTGGTGAGGTCTGTGAGAAGATGTCACTCAAAGGAGAGGTCAGAGTTCACATGTACCATAGAATCAGAGGAGGAGAGCGGGGAGGAAGATGGACCTGCCACTCCCAAAAGGAAGCAGCAGGTCTCACATGCAATGAAACATCACAAGAGGAAAGCAGAGAAGCATGGCCTGAAAAAGTACTCCTTTTCCTTCCTGGGGAGCGTTTACAGAAGTAAACCCCTATCTAGTCGAGAGAGGACttacagaaacacacacctaCCACTATTAAAGAGTGTGACCTTCTCG AGTAAGGCAATTGGAGGCTTTTTTAGATGCGTCAAAACACTGAAGAAGTTCTCTAAAGGAAAAGAGACTTTAGCCTCAGCTTTACCAAACAGATATCTGGATGAGGAAGGTGAACTGTCTCCACTGTCAGA ACAGGAGGTGGAATCTGAAGGTAGTGATGATATCAGAGTGGTGGTGAGTATGATCAAATAA
- the aspa gene encoding aspartoacylase — MTSSTNVSCFHEARRVAIFGGTHGNEMSGVTLVNLWIQNGKEIQRKGVETKPFITNPRAVEKCTRYVDTDLNRAFTTENLSAPSGDDLPYEVQRAQQINEIFGPKGSPEAYDVIFDLHNTTSNMGCTLILESSKDHFNLQMMHYIKKAIAPDSCPVLLTEHPLLKYSTSRSVAKHPIGLEVGPQPQGVLRSNIFESMRVVLKHALDFIELFNEGLEFPPCTVDVFRVSEKMDYPRDTNGNIIAMVHPNLQDCDWEPLNPGDPMFQTFDGTTIRYEGAGTVYPTFINEAAYYEKQQAFVTTRRETLAAGAIKKTWDKVSV, encoded by the exons ATGACTTCAAGTACCAATGTCTCTTGTTTTCACGAGGCTAGAAGAGTTGCTATTTTTGGAGGCACGCACGGAAATGAAATGTCAGGCGTAACGCTTGTAAATCTGTGGATACAGAATGGAAAAGAAATCCAAAGAAAGGGAGTTGAGACGAAACCCTTCATAACGAACCCAAGAGCCGTTGAGAAATGCACTAGATATGTGGACACAGATCTTAACAGAGCGTTCACGACCGAGAATCTCAG TGCCCCTAGTGGAGATGACCTGCCCTACGAGGTCCAGAGGGCCCAGCAGATCAATGAGATATTTGGACCTAAAGGAAGCCCTGAGGCCTACGATGTCATCTTCGACCTCCACAACACCACCTCCAACATGGGTTGTACGCTCATACTGGAGAGCTCCAAGGACCACTTCAACCTCCAGATGATGCATTACATCAAG AAGGCCATAGCTCCAGACAGTTGTCCAGTTCTGCTGACTGAACACCCGCTACTCAAGTATTCAACTTCACGCTCTGTGGCCAAGCACCCCATCG GTCTAGAGGTTGGCCCACAACCTCAGGGGGTTTTGAGGAGCAACATCTTTGAGTCTATGAGGGTGGTACTGAAACATGCCCTGGACTTCATTGAGCTCTTCAACGAAG GCTTGGAGTTTCCCCCCTGTACAGTGGATGTGTTCAGAGTTTCAGAGAAGATGGACTACCCCAGAGACACCAATGGCAACATCATTGCCATGGTGCACCCCAATCTACAG GACTGTGACTGGGAGCCGTTGAACCCTGGTGACCCTATGTTCCAAACGTTTGACGGGACAACCATCCGCTACGAAGGTGCTGGCACCGTCTATCCCACTTTTATTAACGAAGCTGCTTATTATGAGAAGCAGCAGGCGTTCGTAACTACCAGACGAGAGACCTTAGCAGCTGGTGCCATCAAAAAAACATGGGACAAAGTTAGTGTATAG